In the genome of Candidatus Binatia bacterium, the window CCTCCTCTCTTTCGGCTATGCCCTGCTCGTGCGCACGTGGACGGTGGTGTTGTCCGCAGTGGGTTTCGACCCGTATCGCGGCTTCTTCCACCAACCGCGCTACGGCCGACCGGCGCTTGCCCTCGACATGATGGAACCCTTTCGCCCGCTTCTAGTGGACTCGAGCGTGTTGCAAGCCATCAACAACGGTGAGGTGAAGGCCAGCGATTTGGTTCGCACGAGTGCCGGCGTGGCTATGACCGACGAGGGCCGCAAAAAGTTCATCGCTGCGTACGAACGCCGCTTAAGTCAGGAAGTGCTCCACCCCGTGTTCGGTTACCGCGTGAGTTACCGCCGCTTGTTGGAGTTGCAGGCTCGCCTGTTAGCCCGGCACCTGCTTGGAGAGATCGACGAATATCCCAATTTCACCACCCGCTAGCAATGAACGAAGAACACCTGTACATTGTTTGTTACGACATCCGCGACCCGAGTCGCTGGCGTAAAGTCTTTCGCAAGATGCGGGGTTACGGCGAATGGCTGCAGCTTTCTGTATTCCAATGCCGGCTGACGAAAATGCGTTTGGCAGAGCTGATTGCAGCACTGGATGGAATCATCCTCCACGGCGCCGATCACGTCCTCGTGCTCGATTTGGGTCGAGCGGACGGGGTGCGCCCGAGAGTCGTCAGCCTCGGCAGGCCGGTTCAAACTCTAGACAAGG includes:
- the cas2 gene encoding CRISPR-associated endonuclease Cas2 produces the protein MNEEHLYIVCYDIRDPSRWRKVFRKMRGYGEWLQLSVFQCRLTKMRLAELIAALDGIILHGADHVLVLDLGRADGVRPRVVSLGRPVQTLDKGPTVI